The proteins below are encoded in one region of Anguilla anguilla isolate fAngAng1 chromosome 3, fAngAng1.pri, whole genome shotgun sequence:
- the cntrob gene encoding uncharacterized protein cntrob isoform X2 codes for MSSLKNEDLLSDVEPLPGSAPASPPHSASASLFTPSQSNWPLPSSSHCPTSLAHSWPSSPLPALASSSQVTARLYASLHKSRELEVKGLSESGSLFENFDRPRQVTFNLLSPDLRIDERVTPLHLPPPLPLSFSKQLEECKEAASSSPASPPACLSPSPGNPALGRPMEGEEGGRGLELGQLAEEMSFNLQTRVDSTCATVPNGRRHILDMENVRSHLQTMLRATKDPTEPELGTSVLSSYTLPERLRQDNESFESDSTAHLISAPILADVSPPSSLSGLEELFPRYSRLRPDSAPLSAETQVLRDSLERERARRKHHERQIQVLQNKALQLQQQLALAVSADRKKDIMIEQLDKTLAKVVEGWRRQEEEKSAGVRRLQEQKEAAERAQAKQQEVLVRFEQSLSQAAETLDREQKRAEELRMAKRQLEQQLAELREQQQEQTRQREEAQGEVEQLQLQAQEAQASLAQHREAWASREQELQERVALQGTQLDREKSNREREAQQLQDAQQELQEVQGRLQQLERELEEVRRERDGVRMDRALDQARFESQCSQLEVEYKLSVEQQVTERLAALQEANAKTSASLREQHRKQLLDLSARHERELSAQLAQFKTELQEREERLRELTEEYERKVSVKQEEVVLLEASRRKLEAQRTELVTRLQQLMRSHWAEALRLLALQGQMDEAASPSSLCERASDGDSGGRGWELPLRLNGRSAEASPESRPASDVPQAFGLQLSRERGEAGGDPSSQDSSPRGPLAQLRAPEHDVSILLNHSHTFRPLEPLLDDTVLGSCEMEELSAKALTGGEERGYAVERGLQLKQHDRERGYSSDRERAERGHSSEREENCGYGVHRGGMGQSGYSSSTEREGPSGYGTGGDRGHRAGVSGHGTAREKDGRYGTDGGVSVSLTRSAGQRADQAGMGRERGFPVGRDEYRFGRERMGSSGHSWGVQERGAGGPMTAQSFNVSATESIRDTSYSSTVVSQATAGFSRGFEGSGVGKRITAPQGLGRPGDVQGDLGTTRRPLGPTTQAESPGIQEVDRQSELQYYITKLLDRSPGDPVEASALEDEQPPAGQSSSSGAKTVLSSSWDSEQTKAPAGKLASSLLPTSSAATKTKLHPAALSPQMLGQLSYLLSQYHSQPDRAAPSLDELLACVLSGQANRSLQGAEDGHGDGPVHRNLEQKLSQASKKETAMPAPDRRSLPSKPAGGDRTQTQALRVKRAGPQAQRGGPGRANVWR; via the exons ATGTCCTCGCTGAAGAATGAAGACCTGCTGAGTGATGTGGAACCTTTGCCTGGCTCTGCACCTGCCTCGCCCCCTCACTCTGCCAGTGCTTCTCTCTTTACCCCATCCCAGTCAaactggcccctcccctcctcttcccacTGCCCTACCTCCCTGGCCCATTCTTGGCCGTCCTCGCCACTCCCTGCCCTGGCCTCTTCCAGCCAGGTCACTGCCAGGCTCTATGCCTCCCTGCACAAGAGCAGAGAGCTGGAGGTCAAAGGTTTATCAGAGTCTGGCTCCTTATTTGAGAACTTTGATCGACCCAG GCAGGTCACTTTCAACCTCTTGTCTCCTGACTTGCGCATTGATGAGAGAGTGACGCCTCTTCACCTGCCTCCGCCACTGCCTTTGTCCTTCTCCAAGCAGCTGGAAGAGTGCAAGGAGGCTGCCTCCAGCTCACCAGCCTCcccccctgcctgcctgtcccCCAGCCCGGGTAACCCAGCTTTGGGTAGGCCCATggagggtgaggagggaggTCGGGGCCTGGAGCTGGGGCAGCTGGCGGAAGAGATGAGTTTCAACCTGCAGACCAGGGTTGACAGCACCTGTGCCACAGTGCCG AATGGCAGAAGGCACATCCTGGATATGGAGAATGTGCGCAGTCACTTACAGACCATGCTGAGAGCCACTAAAGACCCCACCGAgcctgagt TGGGGACCAGTGTATTGAGCAGTTATACCTTGCCTGAGAGACTACGTCAGGACAATGAGTCATTTGAGAgtgacagcactgcacacttGATCAG tgccccCATCCTGGCTGACGTGTCTCCGCCCTCGTCGCTGAGCGGCCTGGAGGAGCTCTTCCCCCGCTACTCCCGCCTGCGGCCCGACAGCGCTCCCCTCTCCGCGGAAACGCAGGTCCTGCGGGACAGCCTGGAGAGGGAGCGGGCACGGCGCAAG caCCATGAGAGACAGATCCAGGTTCTGCAGAACAAggctctgcagctgcagcagcaatTGGCCCTCGCCGTGTCAGCTGACAGGAAGAAGGACATCATGATCGAGCAGCTGGACAAG ACTCTGGCCAAGGTGGTGGAGGGCTGGCGacggcaggaggaggagaagagcgcGGGCGTGCGGCGGCTGCAGGAGCAGAAGGAGGCGGCGGAGCGGGCCCAGGCCAAGCAGCAGGAG GTGCTGGTGCGGTTCGAGCAGTCCCTCTCCCAGGCGGCCGAGACTTTGGACAGAGAGCAGAAACGCGCGGAGGAGCTGCGCATGGCTAAAAGACAGCTG gagcagcagctggctgagctgagagagcagcagcaggagcagacacggcagagggaggaggcgcagggTGAGGTGgagcagctccagctccaggccCAGGAGGCCCAGGCCAGCCTGGCCCAGCACAGAGAGGCCTGGGCCAGCAgggagcaggagctgcaggagcgTGTGGCACTGCAGGGGACTCAGCTGGACCGTGAGAAg AGTAACCGCGAGCGGGAggcccagcagctgcaggacgCCCAGCAGGAGCTACAGGAGGTGCAGGGGaggctgcagcagctggagagggagctggaggaggtccggagggagagggacggggTGCGCATGGACAGGGCCCTGGATCAG GCTCGTTttgagtcccagtgctctcagTTGGAGGTGGAGTACAAGCTGTCCGTGGAGCAGCAGGTGACTGAGAGACTGGCTGCTCTTCAGGAGGCCAACGCTAAGACCAGCGCTTCGCTAAGAGAACAGCACAG GAAGCAGCTGTTGGATCTGAGCGCCCGTCACGAAAGAGAGCTGTCTGCGCAGCTGGCGCAGTTCAAGACCGAGCTGCAGGAGCGCGAGGAACGACTGCGCGAACTCACGGAGGAATACGAGAGAAA GGTGTCCGtgaagcaggaggaggtggtgcTCCTGGAGGCCAGCCGAAGGAAGCTGGAGGCCCAGAGGACGGAGCTGGTGACCCGGCTGCAGCAGCTGATGCGCTCCCATTGGGCCGAGGCCCTGAGGCTGCTTGCCCTGCAGGGCCAG ATGGACGAAGCCGCCTCCCCGTCCTCCCTGTGCGAGAGGGCCTCCGATGGGGACAGCGGAGGCCGAGGCTGGGAGCTCCCGCTGAGGCTGAACGGGCGCTCGGCTGAGGCCAGCCCAGAATCCAGGCCCGCGTCAG ACGTCCCCCAAGCGTTTGGTCTCCAGCTGTCCCGGGaaaggggggaggcggggggggacCCCTCGTCCCAGGACAGCAGCCCCCGCGGCCCCCTCGCCCAACTCCGAGCCCCCGAGCATGACGTCAGCATCCTGCTGAATCACAGCCACACCTTCAGACCCCTGGAGCCTCTGCTGGATGAtacag TTCTGGGCAGCTGTGAGATGGAGGAACTGTCTGCTAAGGCCCTAaccggaggagaggagagggggtaCGCCGTAGAAAGAGggctgcagctgaagcagcacGACAGGGAGAGAGGCTACAGCTCAGACAGAGAGCGAGCAGAGAGGGGACacagctctgagagagaggagaactgTGGGTACGGAGTCCACAGAGGCGGCATGGGGCAAAGCGGATACTCTtcttccacagagagagaggggcccaGCGGGTACGGCACAGGGGGGGACAGGGGCCACAGGGCGGGGGTCAGTGGGCACGGCACTGCCAGGGAGAAAGACGGGAGGTACGGCACAGACGGCggcgtctctgtgtctctgaccaGGAGTGCCGGGCAGAGGGCGGACCAGGCGGGtatgggcagagagagagggtttcCTGTTGGGCGTGACGAGTACAGGtttgggagggagagaatgggtTCAAGCGGCCACTCGTGGGGGGTGCAAGAGAGGGGGGCTGGTGGGCCAATGACAGCTCAGAGCTTCAATGTGTCGGCCACGGAGTCGATTAGAGACACCAGCTACAGCAGCACTGTAGTGAGCCAGGCTACGGCAGGCTTCAGCAGGGGGTTTGAAGGGAGTGGGGTAGGAAAGCGCATTACCGCCCCACAGGGCCTGGGGAGGCCTGGAGATGTCCAGGGCGACTTAGGGACCACACGTAGGCCCCTGGGGCCCACCACTCAAGCAGAGAGCCCTGGCATCCAGGAGGTGGACAGACAGAGCGAACTGCAGTACTACATCACAAAG TTGCTGGACCGCTCCCCTGGGGATCCTGTGGAGGCCTCAGCCCTGGAAGACGAGCAGCCTCCGGCAGGTCAGAGCTCCTCCTCAGGTGCAAAGACAG TTCTCAGTTCATCTTGGGACAGTGAGCAGACCAAAGCCCCGGCAGGGAAGTTggcctcttccctcctcccaaCGTCCTCAGCAGCCACCAAGACCAAACTCCATCCAGCAG CCCTCTCTCCCCAAATGCTGGGCCAGCTCTCGTACCTCCTGTCCCAGTACCATTCCCAACCTGACAGGGCGGCGCCGTCCCTGGACGAGCTCCTTGCCTGCGTGCTCTCCGGCCAAGCGAACAG GTCACTTCAAGGGGCAGAAGATGGCCATGGAGATGGACCTGTCCACAGAAACCTGGAGCAGAAGCTGAGCCAGGCCAGCAAGAAAGAG ACGGCCATGCCGGCTCCGGACCGTCGCAGTCTGCCTTCCAAGCCTGCGGGAGGCGACAGGACTCAGACCCAGGCTCTGAGGGTCAAGAGGGCGGGTCCCCAGGCCCAGCGGGGGGGCCCTGGTCGGGCGAATGTGTGGAGATGA
- the cntrob gene encoding uncharacterized protein cntrob isoform X1, producing MSSLKNEDLLSDVEPLPGSAPASPPHSASASLFTPSQSNWPLPSSSHCPTSLAHSWPSSPLPALASSSQVTARLYASLHKSRELEVKGLSESGSLFENFDRPRQVTFNLLSPDLRIDERVTPLHLPPPLPLSFSKQLEECKEAASSSPASPPACLSPSPGNPALGRPMEGEEGGRGLELGQLAEEMSFNLQTRVDSTCATVPNGRRHILDMENVRSHLQTMLRATKDPTEPELGTSVLSSYTLPERLRQDNESFESDSTAHLISAPILADVSPPSSLSGLEELFPRYSRLRPDSAPLSAETQVLRDSLERERARRKHHERQIQVLQNKALQLQQQLALAVSADRKKDIMIEQLDKTLAKVVEGWRRQEEEKSAGVRRLQEQKEAAERAQAKQQEVLVRFEQSLSQAAETLDREQKRAEELRMAKRQLEQQLAELREQQQEQTRQREEAQGEVEQLQLQAQEAQASLAQHREAWASREQELQERVALQGTQLDREKSNREREAQQLQDAQQELQEVQGRLQQLERELEEVRRERDGVRMDRALDQARFESQCSQLEVEYKLSVEQQVTERLAALQEANAKTSASLREQHRKQLLDLSARHERELSAQLAQFKTELQEREERLRELTEEYERKVSVKQEEVVLLEASRRKLEAQRTELVTRLQQLMRSHWAEALRLLALQGQMDEAASPSSLCERASDGDSGGRGWELPLRLNGRSAEASPESRPASDVPQAFGLQLSRERGEAGGDPSSQDSSPRGPLAQLRAPEHDVSILLNHSHTFRPLEPLLDDTVLGSCEMEELSAKALTGGEERGYAVERGLQLKQHDRERGYSSDRERAERGHSSEREENCGYGVHRGGMGQSGYSSSTEREGPSGYGTGGDRGHRAGVSGHGTAREKDGRYGTDGGVSVSLTRSAGQRADQAGMGRERGFPVGRDEYRFGRERMGSSGHSWGVQERGAGGPMTAQSFNVSATESIRDTSYSSTVVSQATAGFSRGFEGSGVGKRITAPQGLGRPGDVQGDLGTTRRPLGPTTQAESPGIQEVDRQSELQYYITKLLDRSPGDPVEASALEDEQPPAGQSSSSGAKTVLSSSWDSEQTKAPAGKLASSLLPTSSAATKTKLHPAALSPQMLGQLSYLLSQYHSQPDRAAPSLDELLACVLSGQANRSLQGAEDGHGDGPVHRNLEQKLSQASKKEQTAMPAPDRRSLPSKPAGGDRTQTQALRVKRAGPQAQRGGPGRANVWR from the exons ATGTCCTCGCTGAAGAATGAAGACCTGCTGAGTGATGTGGAACCTTTGCCTGGCTCTGCACCTGCCTCGCCCCCTCACTCTGCCAGTGCTTCTCTCTTTACCCCATCCCAGTCAaactggcccctcccctcctcttcccacTGCCCTACCTCCCTGGCCCATTCTTGGCCGTCCTCGCCACTCCCTGCCCTGGCCTCTTCCAGCCAGGTCACTGCCAGGCTCTATGCCTCCCTGCACAAGAGCAGAGAGCTGGAGGTCAAAGGTTTATCAGAGTCTGGCTCCTTATTTGAGAACTTTGATCGACCCAG GCAGGTCACTTTCAACCTCTTGTCTCCTGACTTGCGCATTGATGAGAGAGTGACGCCTCTTCACCTGCCTCCGCCACTGCCTTTGTCCTTCTCCAAGCAGCTGGAAGAGTGCAAGGAGGCTGCCTCCAGCTCACCAGCCTCcccccctgcctgcctgtcccCCAGCCCGGGTAACCCAGCTTTGGGTAGGCCCATggagggtgaggagggaggTCGGGGCCTGGAGCTGGGGCAGCTGGCGGAAGAGATGAGTTTCAACCTGCAGACCAGGGTTGACAGCACCTGTGCCACAGTGCCG AATGGCAGAAGGCACATCCTGGATATGGAGAATGTGCGCAGTCACTTACAGACCATGCTGAGAGCCACTAAAGACCCCACCGAgcctgagt TGGGGACCAGTGTATTGAGCAGTTATACCTTGCCTGAGAGACTACGTCAGGACAATGAGTCATTTGAGAgtgacagcactgcacacttGATCAG tgccccCATCCTGGCTGACGTGTCTCCGCCCTCGTCGCTGAGCGGCCTGGAGGAGCTCTTCCCCCGCTACTCCCGCCTGCGGCCCGACAGCGCTCCCCTCTCCGCGGAAACGCAGGTCCTGCGGGACAGCCTGGAGAGGGAGCGGGCACGGCGCAAG caCCATGAGAGACAGATCCAGGTTCTGCAGAACAAggctctgcagctgcagcagcaatTGGCCCTCGCCGTGTCAGCTGACAGGAAGAAGGACATCATGATCGAGCAGCTGGACAAG ACTCTGGCCAAGGTGGTGGAGGGCTGGCGacggcaggaggaggagaagagcgcGGGCGTGCGGCGGCTGCAGGAGCAGAAGGAGGCGGCGGAGCGGGCCCAGGCCAAGCAGCAGGAG GTGCTGGTGCGGTTCGAGCAGTCCCTCTCCCAGGCGGCCGAGACTTTGGACAGAGAGCAGAAACGCGCGGAGGAGCTGCGCATGGCTAAAAGACAGCTG gagcagcagctggctgagctgagagagcagcagcaggagcagacacggcagagggaggaggcgcagggTGAGGTGgagcagctccagctccaggccCAGGAGGCCCAGGCCAGCCTGGCCCAGCACAGAGAGGCCTGGGCCAGCAgggagcaggagctgcaggagcgTGTGGCACTGCAGGGGACTCAGCTGGACCGTGAGAAg AGTAACCGCGAGCGGGAggcccagcagctgcaggacgCCCAGCAGGAGCTACAGGAGGTGCAGGGGaggctgcagcagctggagagggagctggaggaggtccggagggagagggacggggTGCGCATGGACAGGGCCCTGGATCAG GCTCGTTttgagtcccagtgctctcagTTGGAGGTGGAGTACAAGCTGTCCGTGGAGCAGCAGGTGACTGAGAGACTGGCTGCTCTTCAGGAGGCCAACGCTAAGACCAGCGCTTCGCTAAGAGAACAGCACAG GAAGCAGCTGTTGGATCTGAGCGCCCGTCACGAAAGAGAGCTGTCTGCGCAGCTGGCGCAGTTCAAGACCGAGCTGCAGGAGCGCGAGGAACGACTGCGCGAACTCACGGAGGAATACGAGAGAAA GGTGTCCGtgaagcaggaggaggtggtgcTCCTGGAGGCCAGCCGAAGGAAGCTGGAGGCCCAGAGGACGGAGCTGGTGACCCGGCTGCAGCAGCTGATGCGCTCCCATTGGGCCGAGGCCCTGAGGCTGCTTGCCCTGCAGGGCCAG ATGGACGAAGCCGCCTCCCCGTCCTCCCTGTGCGAGAGGGCCTCCGATGGGGACAGCGGAGGCCGAGGCTGGGAGCTCCCGCTGAGGCTGAACGGGCGCTCGGCTGAGGCCAGCCCAGAATCCAGGCCCGCGTCAG ACGTCCCCCAAGCGTTTGGTCTCCAGCTGTCCCGGGaaaggggggaggcggggggggacCCCTCGTCCCAGGACAGCAGCCCCCGCGGCCCCCTCGCCCAACTCCGAGCCCCCGAGCATGACGTCAGCATCCTGCTGAATCACAGCCACACCTTCAGACCCCTGGAGCCTCTGCTGGATGAtacag TTCTGGGCAGCTGTGAGATGGAGGAACTGTCTGCTAAGGCCCTAaccggaggagaggagagggggtaCGCCGTAGAAAGAGggctgcagctgaagcagcacGACAGGGAGAGAGGCTACAGCTCAGACAGAGAGCGAGCAGAGAGGGGACacagctctgagagagaggagaactgTGGGTACGGAGTCCACAGAGGCGGCATGGGGCAAAGCGGATACTCTtcttccacagagagagaggggcccaGCGGGTACGGCACAGGGGGGGACAGGGGCCACAGGGCGGGGGTCAGTGGGCACGGCACTGCCAGGGAGAAAGACGGGAGGTACGGCACAGACGGCggcgtctctgtgtctctgaccaGGAGTGCCGGGCAGAGGGCGGACCAGGCGGGtatgggcagagagagagggtttcCTGTTGGGCGTGACGAGTACAGGtttgggagggagagaatgggtTCAAGCGGCCACTCGTGGGGGGTGCAAGAGAGGGGGGCTGGTGGGCCAATGACAGCTCAGAGCTTCAATGTGTCGGCCACGGAGTCGATTAGAGACACCAGCTACAGCAGCACTGTAGTGAGCCAGGCTACGGCAGGCTTCAGCAGGGGGTTTGAAGGGAGTGGGGTAGGAAAGCGCATTACCGCCCCACAGGGCCTGGGGAGGCCTGGAGATGTCCAGGGCGACTTAGGGACCACACGTAGGCCCCTGGGGCCCACCACTCAAGCAGAGAGCCCTGGCATCCAGGAGGTGGACAGACAGAGCGAACTGCAGTACTACATCACAAAG TTGCTGGACCGCTCCCCTGGGGATCCTGTGGAGGCCTCAGCCCTGGAAGACGAGCAGCCTCCGGCAGGTCAGAGCTCCTCCTCAGGTGCAAAGACAG TTCTCAGTTCATCTTGGGACAGTGAGCAGACCAAAGCCCCGGCAGGGAAGTTggcctcttccctcctcccaaCGTCCTCAGCAGCCACCAAGACCAAACTCCATCCAGCAG CCCTCTCTCCCCAAATGCTGGGCCAGCTCTCGTACCTCCTGTCCCAGTACCATTCCCAACCTGACAGGGCGGCGCCGTCCCTGGACGAGCTCCTTGCCTGCGTGCTCTCCGGCCAAGCGAACAG GTCACTTCAAGGGGCAGAAGATGGCCATGGAGATGGACCTGTCCACAGAAACCTGGAGCAGAAGCTGAGCCAGGCCAGCAAGAAAGAG CAGACGGCCATGCCGGCTCCGGACCGTCGCAGTCTGCCTTCCAAGCCTGCGGGAGGCGACAGGACTCAGACCCAGGCTCTGAGGGTCAAGAGGGCGGGTCCCCAGGCCCAGCGGGGGGGCCCTGGTCGGGCGAATGTGTGGAGATGA
- the eif4e2rs1 gene encoding eukaryotic translation initiation factor 4E family member 2 related sequence 1, with product MNQFDHLKDDDSGDHEDPVMNREEKSDTDNSSVNNNNNNGRRKTVSPGVGEHPLQYNYTFWYSRRTPSRPANTQSYEQNIRQIGTVASVEQFWKFYSHLVRPGDLTGHSDFHLFKEGIKPMWEDEANKNGGKWIIRLRKGLASRFWENIILAMLGEQFMVGEEICGVVVSIRFQEDILSIWNKTANDQVTTSRIRDTLRRVLNLPPNTIMEYKTHNDSLKDNSSFRNTKITL from the exons ATGAATCAGTTTGATCA TTTGAAGGACGATGACAGCGGAGATCATGAGGACCCAGTCATGAACCGAGAGGAGAAGAGTGATACAGACAACAGCTCAGtgaacaacaataacaacaacggGCGGCGAAAG ACTGTTTCCCCAGGGGTGGGGGAGCATCCGCTGCAGTACAACTACACTTTCTGGTACTCGCGGCGCACACCCAGTCGACCAGCCAACACCCAGAGCTACGAGCAGAACATTCGGCAAATCGGAACCGTGGCATCG GTGGAACAGTTCTGGAAGTTTTACAGTCACCTGGTCCGGCCTGGAGACCTGACAGGGCATAGTGATTTTCATCTCTTCAAGGAGGGCATCAAGCCCATGTGGGAG GATGAGGCTAACAAGAATGGTGGGAAGTGGATCATTCGGTTGCGGAAGGGGCTGGCCTCACGCTTCTGGGAGAACATAATCCTGGCCATGCTGGGGGAGCAGTTCATGGTTGGGGAGGAGATCTGCGGAGTTGTGGTGTCCATCCGTTTCCAG GAGGACATCCTGTCTATCTGGAACAAGACAGCCAATGACCAAGTGACCACCTCCCGCATCCGAGACACACTGCGCCGGGTCCTCAACCTGCCCCCCAACACCATCATGGAATACAAGACTCACAACGACAGCCTCAA GGACAACTCCAGTTTCCGCAATACGAAGATCACATTGTGA